CCTACCCCGCCGATGCTCGTTCGACGTAGCGTAAAATTCTGGTCACGGTCGGTCGACTAACGCCTGCCTCTCGGGCGATACAATCTGTTGACTTACCTTCGGCCTTTAGCCGTAACACTTCCTCGGATTTGTGTCTCATGGCGTATGCTGACGAATCGTGTGCCGCCAT
This Rhizobium sullae DNA region includes the following protein-coding sequences:
- a CDS encoding helix-turn-helix domain-containing protein, translating into MALINTEYCEASAVKNAISFGMMAAHDSSAYAMRHKSEEVLRLKAEGKSTDCIAREAGVSRPTVTRILRYVERASAG